From the Bacteroidia bacterium genome, one window contains:
- a CDS encoding M20/M25/M40 family metallo-hydrolase: MDATELTKILVGIPSITGSEEKILVYLEGILQSIGLDTERQHIDEHRWNLYAGLAAHPKVAFCSHVDTVPPFIPPRCDETHIYGRGSCDTKGIIASMITAAKRLIDEGEHPGLLFVVGEETDSIGAKTVAMTGLRVPFIIVGEPTDNLLARGHKGVLSYTLKTTGKAAHSAYPEMGHSAIDKLLDIIERIRNHDWGQDPLFGDATLNIGVLQGGTAMNVFAPEAMAQIIHRLVDDAELRKAQVHELVRGEADIQFHSTAQPQRLHVLPGFEAKTVHFGTDIPYLASVGRCLLLGPGSIHDAHTPDEKISIEEIETAVNLYCTLYHQLMHEYTS; encoded by the coding sequence ATGGACGCGACAGAGCTTACCAAAATACTCGTCGGCATACCTTCGATCACCGGATCGGAGGAGAAGATTCTTGTATACCTCGAGGGGATACTGCAATCCATTGGCCTCGATACGGAAAGACAGCATATTGACGAGCATCGCTGGAATCTGTACGCCGGATTGGCCGCCCATCCGAAGGTTGCGTTCTGTTCACACGTCGACACGGTGCCACCATTCATACCTCCCCGTTGCGATGAAACCCATATTTACGGACGTGGGAGCTGCGATACAAAGGGAATCATTGCATCGATGATCACTGCCGCAAAACGCCTGATCGATGAAGGTGAACATCCGGGTTTGCTGTTCGTTGTAGGTGAGGAGACAGACAGTATCGGCGCCAAAACCGTCGCGATGACTGGTCTCCGTGTCCCGTTCATAATAGTCGGCGAACCCACGGATAATTTGCTCGCTCGCGGACATAAGGGCGTCCTGAGCTATACACTGAAAACCACAGGAAAAGCTGCGCATTCCGCATATCCGGAAATGGGTCATTCGGCGATTGATAAGCTATTGGACATCATCGAGAGAATCCGTAACCATGATTGGGGGCAGGATCCGCTTTTCGGCGATGCGACCTTGAATATCGGTGTCCTGCAGGGTGGGACCGCGATGAACGTGTTCGCTCCCGAAGCAATGGCGCAAATCATTCATCGGCTCGTTGATGACGCGGAACTCAGAAAGGCTCAGGTGCATGAACTGGTGCGAGGAGAAGCGGACATTCAGTTCCATTCGACGGCACAACCACAGCGATTGCACGTGCTTCCCGGATTTGAAGCGAAAACCGTACATTTCGGTACGGATATTCCGTATCTTGCATCCGTGGGCAGGTGTTTACTTCTCGGTCCTGGATCTATTCACGATGCACATACACCTGATGAAAAGATCAGCATCGAAGAAATCGAAACGGCTGTGAATCTTTACTGCACACTGTATCATCAACTGATGCATGAATACACGAGCTAA
- the dapB gene encoding 4-hydroxy-tetrahydrodipicolinate reductase, translated as MNTRAKPRIALVGYGRMGRAIHACLTTREYPEPIIVDPSLPGATATLDQAADADVCIEFTHPSAVVGNLLSLADMHVPVVCGTTGWSSEMPRIAGMFRSKGSALIAASNFSIGVHMLKRLTHLAAAMAHVFQEYDISIHEIHHRGKEDAPSGTALSLAEIVMQECPKKSVLLHPVPPRKVGENELCISSSRIGHVVGTHEVRMDSEIDSLCVSHEAKSRNGFVEGAILAAQWIIGKQGVFSAEEMFDDIIAK; from the coding sequence ATGAATACACGAGCTAAACCGCGTATCGCGCTGGTGGGATATGGTCGCATGGGACGAGCGATTCATGCGTGCCTGACCACAAGAGAGTATCCCGAACCTATTATTGTGGATCCGTCTCTCCCCGGAGCCACTGCAACACTTGATCAGGCCGCCGATGCAGATGTCTGTATCGAGTTTACGCATCCTTCCGCAGTCGTAGGCAATTTGTTGTCGCTTGCGGACATGCACGTACCTGTCGTCTGCGGAACGACAGGATGGTCGTCAGAGATGCCTCGCATAGCCGGGATGTTTCGCTCGAAGGGGTCTGCTCTCATAGCAGCGTCGAATTTCTCCATTGGAGTGCACATGCTTAAACGGTTGACGCACCTTGCAGCAGCAATGGCTCACGTTTTTCAGGAGTATGACATTTCCATTCACGAAATTCACCATCGTGGCAAAGAGGATGCTCCCAGTGGAACCGCGCTCTCGCTCGCGGAAATTGTGATGCAGGAATGTCCGAAAAAGAGCGTTCTGCTTCATCCGGTTCCGCCGAGGAAGGTAGGCGAAAACGAATTGTGCATTTCGTCCTCAAGGATCGGCCATGTTGTAGGAACGCATGAAGTTCGGATGGACTCCGAAATCGACTCGTTGTGCGTGTCACACGAGGCAAAAAGCAGAAATGGCTTCGTTGAAGGGGCGATTCTCGCTGCTCAATGGATAATTGGTAAACAAGGTGTATTCAGCGCTGAGGAGATGTTCGATGATATCATTGCGAAATAG
- the dapA gene encoding 4-hydroxy-tetrahydrodipicolinate synthase: protein MISLRNRGVGTALVTPFTPDGSVDLLTMRSLVKRQIEGGVDMLIPCGTTGEGVTLTESEYQQILEVVVSEAEGRVPVIAGAGSNSTAITIRNARMATECGVDAVLIVGPYYNKPTQEGYYQHFRSVAESTDLGVVLYNVPGRTSGNMTAQTQLRLAEIDNIIGTKEASANFSQIMEILRDRPEHFSVLSGDDNLVLAQLAIGMDGVISVVSNEVPREFSEMVHSWTAGDHARARRIHYRHLKLMEINFIESNPIPVKTAMSMMGLLAEEFRLPLTRMGENNAALLRGALQELDLLQQ from the coding sequence ATGATATCATTGCGAAATAGAGGCGTCGGTACGGCACTCGTCACCCCGTTCACTCCCGATGGAAGCGTGGACCTGCTGACGATGCGATCATTGGTGAAGAGACAGATCGAAGGTGGTGTCGATATGCTCATCCCCTGTGGTACCACCGGGGAAGGTGTCACTCTTACCGAAAGTGAGTATCAGCAGATATTGGAAGTTGTGGTATCTGAAGCTGAGGGCCGTGTCCCGGTTATCGCCGGAGCCGGATCGAACTCGACGGCGATTACGATTCGCAATGCGCGCATGGCCACCGAGTGTGGCGTAGACGCGGTGCTCATTGTCGGTCCCTATTACAATAAACCGACACAAGAAGGGTATTATCAGCATTTCAGAAGCGTCGCCGAGTCGACAGATCTGGGCGTAGTGCTGTACAACGTACCGGGGAGAACAAGTGGAAACATGACCGCACAGACACAACTTCGCCTGGCGGAAATCGACAACATCATCGGCACCAAAGAAGCCAGCGCGAATTTTTCCCAAATAATGGAGATACTTCGCGACCGTCCGGAGCATTTTTCCGTTCTCTCCGGCGACGACAATCTCGTGCTCGCACAGCTTGCCATCGGTATGGACGGCGTCATCTCCGTTGTCTCGAATGAAGTTCCGAGAGAATTCAGTGAGATGGTGCACTCATGGACGGCAGGAGATCACGCGCGTGCAAGAAGGATACACTATCGACATTTGAAGCTAATGGAGATAAATTTCATAGAGTCGAATCCCATCCCTGTCAAAACCGCGATGTCCATGATGGGGCTTCTGGCCGAGGAATTCCGGTTGCCGCTCACGCGAATGGGAGAGAATAATGCGGCGTTATTGCGCGGAGCGCTTCAGGAGTTGGATCTACTTCAACAGTGA
- a CDS encoding LD-carboxypeptidase, with protein sequence MQSFIPRQLRQGDLIGIVSPASPPHDVARIARGIRYVLSRGFRVCLGSGVGLKTGYLAGPDCTRRMDLESMFADEQVRAILCTRGGYGAARLLDGLDWDIPRRYPKIFAGFSDITALNMALFAKSGLMSFAGPMVAADFADEVSPIAEAAFWSMMMEVQSQRKLELGGAVRTMRAGKAEGPLLGGNLSVFCSLIGTPYLPSCKGAILFFEDTGEAVYRIDRMMLQLRHSGVLAAAAGILLGSFTAIPETVNNRLLEDVLEEYILPLNIPTLTGIPFGHIRDKITLPMGAWVAMDASNGAVVVTHPVVR encoded by the coding sequence ATGCAAAGCTTCATCCCACGCCAATTGCGGCAGGGCGATCTCATTGGAATCGTATCGCCGGCCAGTCCTCCTCACGACGTCGCACGTATCGCGAGGGGAATTCGGTATGTCCTGTCACGTGGGTTCAGGGTCTGTCTCGGGAGCGGTGTCGGGCTGAAGACAGGATACCTTGCCGGACCGGACTGCACAAGACGAATGGATCTCGAATCCATGTTTGCAGATGAACAAGTCCGCGCCATACTCTGTACCCGGGGTGGATATGGAGCAGCGCGTTTGTTGGACGGTCTGGATTGGGATATTCCGAGACGGTATCCGAAAATATTCGCCGGTTTCAGCGACATTACGGCGTTGAATATGGCATTATTTGCAAAAAGCGGACTGATGAGTTTCGCCGGGCCCATGGTTGCCGCCGACTTTGCGGATGAGGTGTCACCAATAGCGGAGGCCGCGTTCTGGAGCATGATGATGGAAGTTCAGTCGCAACGAAAGCTTGAACTGGGGGGAGCCGTCCGGACGATGCGGGCAGGAAAGGCGGAAGGTCCACTATTGGGTGGAAACCTCTCAGTGTTTTGTTCGCTCATCGGAACACCGTATCTGCCCAGCTGCAAAGGAGCGATACTCTTCTTCGAAGATACGGGCGAGGCAGTGTACAGAATCGACCGCATGATGCTGCAGCTTCGGCATTCGGGTGTGCTTGCAGCTGCGGCGGGAATACTGCTGGGAAGCTTCACCGCGATTCCCGAAACAGTCAACAACAGGTTGCTGGAAGATGTGCTGGAAGAGTACATTCTTCCGCTGAATATTCCGACACTGACCGGGATCCCTTTTGGTCACATTCGGGACAAGATTACACTCCCGATGGGAGCCTGGGTGGCAATGGACGCCAGCAATGGCGCCGTTGTCGTTACCCATCCCGTGGTTCGCTAG